One Rhizobium rhododendri DNA segment encodes these proteins:
- a CDS encoding ABC transporter permease, with the protein MSNEPKTHPLPEGQQTTNTGRRDLALRIAVPIAVIAVLVLIWHTYVRLSGIPPYILPGPVAVANAFVSDWGTLAPALWVTTKITLISLLLALIGGGGFAIFLVQSRWIELAFYPLAVILQVTPVVAISPLILIYAPSTQAALLICAFLVAFFPILSNMVQGLKSVDHNLINLYELYGASRWQTLLYLKLPAAQPYFMTGLRIGGGLALIAAVVAEFAAGSAGAGSGLAFRLLEAQYRMNIPRLFAALLMLSMLGVAIFAITSFISWVSLHRWHESSLKREN; encoded by the coding sequence ATGAGCAACGAGCCCAAAACACACCCGTTGCCGGAAGGCCAGCAGACCACCAATACCGGCCGACGCGATCTCGCCTTGCGCATTGCAGTGCCGATTGCCGTCATCGCCGTACTGGTGCTGATCTGGCATACCTATGTCCGGCTGTCCGGCATTCCGCCCTATATCCTTCCGGGTCCTGTCGCTGTTGCCAATGCCTTCGTTTCCGACTGGGGTACGCTTGCGCCCGCCCTCTGGGTGACGACGAAGATCACACTGATCTCGCTGCTGCTGGCGCTGATCGGCGGCGGTGGTTTCGCGATCTTCCTCGTCCAGTCGCGCTGGATCGAGCTCGCCTTCTATCCACTCGCAGTCATCCTGCAGGTGACGCCTGTCGTGGCGATCTCGCCGCTGATCCTGATCTACGCGCCCTCGACGCAGGCAGCATTGTTGATCTGCGCCTTCCTCGTCGCCTTCTTCCCGATCCTGTCCAACATGGTGCAGGGGCTGAAAAGCGTCGACCACAACCTGATCAATCTCTACGAACTCTATGGCGCCTCACGCTGGCAGACGCTGCTGTATCTGAAGCTTCCAGCAGCCCAGCCCTATTTCATGACCGGCCTGCGCATCGGTGGCGGGCTGGCGCTGATCGCGGCGGTGGTCGCCGAATTTGCCGCCGGCTCGGCCGGGGCCGGCTCGGGCCTCGCGTTCCGGCTGCTCGAGGCGCAATACCGCATGAATATCCCCCGCCTGTTCGCCGCCCTGCTGATGCTGTCGATGCTCGGCGTGGCGATCTTTGCGATTACCTCTTTCATTTCCTGGGTGAGCCTGCACCGATGGCATGAGAGCAGCCTGAAGCGAGAAAACTGA
- a CDS encoding ABC transporter substrate-binding protein — protein sequence MSKLMNTIAFSAALGFGLVGALTAPAYALDQVTYGTNWLAQAEHGGFYQAVADGTYAKHGLDVKIVQGGPNAANSALLIAGKIDFYMGGPQQELSAVEQGIPILDVAAIFQKDPQVLLAHADADAGVEKFEDLAKLHTIFMSKDGYLTYFEWMKSNFKGFADEQYKPYTFNAGPFLADKQSAQQGYLTSEPYEIEKQTGVAPKVFLLADNGYSPYSTMITTSQKMVDSKPDVVQRFVDASIEGWYNYLYGDNSKANALIKADNPDMTDGQIAYSIAKMKEYGIAESGEALDKGIGCMTDAHYKKFFEEMVGIKVVKADTDYTKAFTTKFVCKGVGMALKK from the coding sequence ATGTCGAAGCTCATGAACACCATTGCCTTTTCCGCAGCCCTTGGCTTCGGCCTCGTCGGCGCACTGACCGCGCCCGCCTACGCGCTGGATCAGGTGACCTACGGTACCAACTGGCTGGCCCAGGCCGAGCATGGCGGTTTTTACCAGGCCGTCGCCGACGGCACCTACGCCAAGCACGGCCTTGACGTCAAAATCGTCCAGGGCGGCCCGAACGCTGCCAACAGCGCTTTGCTCATTGCCGGAAAGATCGACTTCTACATGGGTGGCCCGCAGCAGGAGCTTTCGGCGGTCGAACAGGGAATTCCGATCCTCGACGTTGCCGCCATCTTCCAGAAGGATCCGCAGGTGCTGCTCGCCCATGCCGATGCCGATGCCGGTGTCGAGAAGTTCGAGGATCTGGCCAAGCTACACACTATTTTCATGAGCAAGGACGGCTACCTCACCTATTTCGAGTGGATGAAGTCGAACTTCAAAGGTTTTGCCGACGAGCAGTACAAGCCATATACCTTCAATGCCGGTCCGTTCCTTGCCGACAAGCAATCGGCCCAGCAGGGATACCTGACGTCTGAGCCCTACGAAATCGAGAAGCAGACCGGCGTCGCACCGAAAGTCTTCCTGCTCGCCGACAACGGATATTCGCCCTATTCGACGATGATCACCACCTCGCAGAAGATGGTCGACAGCAAGCCGGATGTCGTCCAGCGCTTCGTCGACGCCTCGATCGAGGGCTGGTACAACTATCTGTACGGCGACAACAGCAAGGCGAACGCCCTGATCAAGGCCGACAATCCTGACATGACGGACGGACAGATCGCCTATTCGATCGCCAAGATGAAGGAATACGGGATCGCCGAATCCGGCGAGGCCCTCGACAAGGGCATCGGCTGCATGACGGATGCCCATTACAAGAAGTTCTTTGAGGAGATGGTCGGCATCAAGGTCGTCAAGGCCGATACCGACTACACCAAGGCCTTTACGACGAAATTCGTCTGCAAGGGCGTCGGCATGGCGCTCAAGAAATAA
- a CDS encoding FAD-binding oxidoreductase, whose product MPDYQLIKQELEGIAVEDNPALVRQKSRDFFWYSPILKAQLDNVTADLVVTPKTEAEVIRTLKVAFAHGVPVTPRGAGTGNYGQAMPLSGGIVLNLAGMDKIKEIHPGRVICEPGIVIADLDKQTKAHSGQELRFHPSTKQTATIGGFIAGGSGGVGSITWGGLRDIGNILRLRVVTMEAEPRVLDLTGWDLQKVSHAYGTNGIITEIEMPLAPAYDWIDVLVGYDDFMASVRFSDALAKCNGILVKEIAPIAAPIPYDYFTRHKPYIREGQSVVVLMIAPHSMDAFLAFAASQKAEVIFRSDTVESMKGIPHAYELAWNHTTLRALKVDPGLTYLQIQYPGPDHVAKVAEMTAIFGDEVPGHLEFMRFDGQVQCSGLPLVRYTTEARLEEIIQIHQDHGCPVFNPHRYTLEEGGMKRTDKIQLAFKHETDPKGLLNPGKMIAWDNPDFDFTAGKNYLFPGLAGVMEG is encoded by the coding sequence ATGCCGGATTATCAACTGATCAAACAGGAACTCGAGGGCATCGCGGTCGAGGACAATCCGGCGCTGGTGCGCCAGAAAAGCCGAGATTTCTTCTGGTATTCGCCGATCCTCAAGGCGCAACTCGACAATGTAACCGCCGATCTGGTGGTGACGCCGAAGACCGAGGCGGAGGTCATCCGGACCCTGAAAGTGGCCTTCGCCCATGGCGTGCCGGTCACGCCGCGCGGTGCCGGCACCGGCAACTACGGACAGGCCATGCCGCTTTCCGGCGGTATCGTCCTCAATCTCGCCGGCATGGACAAGATCAAGGAAATCCACCCCGGCCGTGTCATCTGCGAGCCCGGCATCGTCATTGCCGATCTCGACAAGCAGACCAAGGCCCATTCCGGCCAGGAGCTACGCTTCCATCCCTCGACCAAGCAGACGGCTACCATTGGCGGCTTCATCGCCGGCGGCTCCGGCGGCGTCGGCTCGATTACCTGGGGCGGTCTTCGCGATATCGGCAACATACTGCGGCTGCGGGTCGTGACGATGGAGGCCGAACCCCGCGTCCTCGACCTCACCGGCTGGGACCTGCAGAAGGTCAGTCATGCCTACGGCACCAACGGCATCATCACCGAGATCGAAATGCCGCTGGCGCCGGCCTACGACTGGATCGACGTGCTGGTCGGCTACGACGACTTCATGGCGTCGGTGCGCTTTTCGGATGCGCTGGCGAAATGCAACGGCATCCTTGTCAAGGAAATCGCCCCGATCGCAGCGCCTATCCCTTACGACTACTTCACCCGCCACAAGCCCTACATCCGCGAGGGCCAGTCCGTCGTGGTGCTTATGATCGCGCCTCATTCGATGGATGCCTTCCTCGCCTTCGCAGCGTCGCAGAAGGCCGAGGTGATCTTCCGCTCCGACACGGTCGAAAGCATGAAGGGCATCCCGCACGCCTATGAGCTGGCCTGGAACCACACTACGCTGCGCGCTTTGAAGGTCGACCCCGGTCTGACCTACCTCCAGATCCAGTATCCCGGCCCCGACCACGTCGCGAAGGTCGCCGAGATGACCGCGATCTTCGGCGACGAGGTGCCCGGTCATCTCGAATTCATGCGGTTCGACGGCCAGGTCCAGTGCTCCGGCCTGCCGCTGGTGCGCTACACGACGGAGGCGCGGCTGGAGGAGATCATCCAGATCCACCAGGATCACGGTTGCCCGGTCTTCAATCCGCATCGCTACACGCTCGAGGAAGGCGGCATGAAGCGCACCGACAAGATACAGCTGGCCTTCAAGCACGAGACGGACCCGAAGGGCTTGCTCAATCCCGGCAAGATGATCGCCTGGGACAATCCAGATTTCGATTTTACTGCCGGAAAGAATTATCTCTTTCCGGGGCTTGCTGGTGTCATGGAGGGGTGA
- a CDS encoding cytosine deaminase — MSTSFLSPPNAGRFVLSHATLPAVAVEDFAAASDEGLVKADIVINDGLIEAILPPGTAPIELARSDLKDGMVWPCFADIHTHLDKGHISARHANPDGTFAGALDAVRTDREAHWSSDDVRKRMEFSLRSAYAHGTSLIRTHLDSLSPQHRISFDVFDEVRDAWKDKIALQAVALFPMDAMADAAYFADLVSVVREKRGLLGGVPQMSADLTWQLDTLFRAAAENELDVDLHIDETDDPAAETLKAVAEAVLRNRFTGKVTAGHCCSLARQDEETARRTVGLVAEAGLSVISLPMCNMYLQDRYPDRTPRWRGVTLFKELAAAGVATAVASDNTRDPFYAYGDLDPVEVFREAVRILHLDHPLDTAARVVTTSAAAIVGRPDMALIAVGAPADLVLFSARRWSEFLSRPQSDRVVLRRGKMIDRNLPDYRELDSVVGA; from the coding sequence ATGTCGACATCCTTTTTGTCTCCTCCCAATGCCGGACGCTTCGTGCTCAGTCATGCGACATTGCCGGCAGTTGCCGTCGAGGATTTTGCCGCGGCGTCCGACGAGGGCCTCGTGAAGGCCGATATCGTCATCAACGACGGCCTGATCGAAGCGATCCTGCCGCCGGGGACGGCACCCATCGAGCTTGCCCGATCCGACCTGAAGGACGGCATGGTCTGGCCGTGCTTTGCCGATATCCACACCCATCTCGACAAGGGCCATATCTCCGCCCGCCACGCCAATCCGGACGGCACCTTTGCCGGTGCGCTTGATGCAGTACGCACCGATCGGGAGGCCCACTGGTCCTCGGACGATGTCCGGAAGCGGATGGAGTTCTCCCTGCGCTCGGCCTATGCCCACGGCACCAGCCTGATCCGCACCCATCTGGATTCGCTGAGCCCGCAGCACCGGATCTCCTTCGATGTCTTCGACGAGGTACGCGATGCCTGGAAGGACAAGATCGCGCTGCAGGCCGTCGCCCTCTTCCCGATGGATGCGATGGCCGATGCTGCCTATTTCGCCGACCTCGTTTCCGTTGTGCGGGAAAAGCGCGGCCTGCTCGGCGGCGTCCCGCAGATGAGCGCCGATCTCACCTGGCAACTCGACACACTGTTTCGGGCCGCAGCCGAAAACGAGCTCGATGTCGACCTGCATATCGACGAGACCGACGATCCCGCCGCCGAGACCCTGAAGGCCGTTGCCGAAGCCGTCCTGCGCAACCGTTTTACCGGCAAGGTGACGGCCGGCCATTGCTGCTCGCTGGCCCGCCAGGACGAGGAGACCGCACGCCGCACGGTCGGGCTGGTGGCAGAGGCCGGACTGTCGGTCATCTCGCTGCCGATGTGCAACATGTACCTGCAGGACCGCTACCCGGACCGCACGCCCCGCTGGCGCGGCGTAACGCTGTTCAAGGAATTGGCGGCGGCGGGCGTCGCTACAGCCGTTGCCTCCGACAACACCCGCGATCCCTTCTATGCATACGGCGATCTCGATCCTGTCGAGGTGTTCCGCGAGGCGGTGCGGATCCTCCATCTCGACCACCCCCTGGACACGGCCGCCCGCGTCGTCACGACATCGGCTGCCGCCATTGTCGGACGGCCGGATATGGCGCTTATCGCCGTCGGCGCGCCGGCCGATCTCGTCCTCTTCAGTGCCCGTCGCTGGAGCGAATTTCTGTCGAGGCCGCAATCCGATCGCGTCGTGCTCAGGCGTGGCAAGATGATCGATCGTAACCTGCCCGATTACCGTGAACTCGATAGCGTCGTTGGAGCCTGA
- a CDS encoding LysR family transcriptional regulator, protein MLHSRKLLYMNEIARCGSIRKAAARLNVASSAINRQILALEEEMGAPLFERLPRGLRLTAAGELCIEHIREVLKTYERLEGRIRSLKTQQAGKIRLVTTVGLASGPLPEIIARFQLKHPRVYLQLRNDAGTTTVNPVLTGEVDIGLGFNIPATPGIRTLANFDIPIGVVFPPGHRLLAPGPINLADVVQERLILAQPGTSLRDAIDLMLARLDVHVEPVLETNASEMLKKLVKCGAGLTMLNPLDVITECRSGELVFRPIAEPHTRHQPMKLFARARAPLDATTSLFVEYLLAELAGLVTELQAKGHIAPDRPAAA, encoded by the coding sequence GTGCTGCATTCCAGGAAGCTTCTCTACATGAACGAAATCGCCCGCTGCGGCTCGATCCGCAAGGCGGCGGCGCGGCTGAACGTGGCTTCGTCGGCGATCAACCGGCAGATCCTGGCGCTGGAGGAAGAAATGGGCGCGCCGCTTTTCGAGCGCCTGCCGCGCGGCCTGCGCCTGACGGCCGCCGGTGAACTCTGCATCGAGCATATCCGCGAGGTCTTGAAGACCTACGAGCGGCTGGAGGGGCGGATCCGCAGCCTGAAGACGCAGCAGGCCGGCAAGATCCGGCTGGTGACCACGGTCGGTCTCGCCTCCGGGCCGCTGCCTGAAATCATCGCCCGGTTCCAACTCAAGCACCCGCGCGTATACCTGCAACTGCGCAACGACGCAGGCACGACGACGGTCAACCCGGTGCTGACCGGCGAGGTCGACATCGGCCTCGGCTTCAACATTCCGGCAACGCCGGGCATCCGGACGCTGGCCAATTTCGACATCCCGATCGGGGTCGTCTTTCCGCCCGGCCACAGGCTGCTAGCGCCGGGGCCGATCAACCTTGCCGACGTCGTGCAGGAGCGCCTGATCCTGGCACAGCCGGGAACGAGCCTGCGTGATGCCATCGACCTCATGCTGGCGCGTCTCGACGTGCATGTCGAACCGGTCCTCGAAACCAACGCGTCCGAGATGCTGAAGAAGCTGGTGAAATGCGGGGCGGGGCTGACGATGCTCAATCCGCTCGACGTCATCACCGAATGCCGCTCTGGCGAACTGGTGTTCCGGCCCATCGCCGAGCCGCATACCCGCCATCAGCCGATGAAGCTGTTTGCCCGGGCCCGCGCGCCGCTCGACGCCACGACCAGCCTGTTCGTCGAATATCTGCTCGCCGAACTCGCCGGGCTCGTCACCGAGTTGCAGGCCAAGGGCCACATCGCCCCAGACCGCCCGGCAGCCGCCTGA
- a CDS encoding ABC transporter ATP-binding protein, with product MSLAETQASRSTEARKRPLVVMQSVSKVFSSGTVALSDMSLTVESGEFVSLLGPSGCGKSTALRIIAGLGGTTSGSIDWPSSRINARGLPEGDIGFVFQEPTLMPWKTAFGNVYLPLRLRGVSKAAARGPIMEALETVGLADFVDAYPRELSGGMKMRVSIARALVTKPKLLLMDEPFAALDEISRQKLNDDVLRLWKTTGITVIFVTHSVFESAYLSNRIVVMKSRPGRVHADIPLVTSLERDAHYRTSEEYRRACETVSRSLIAAINTAEEA from the coding sequence ATGTCCCTAGCCGAAACCCAGGCGTCCCGATCGACGGAAGCGCGCAAGCGTCCGCTGGTCGTGATGCAGTCGGTGTCCAAGGTGTTTTCCAGCGGCACCGTCGCGTTGTCCGACATGTCGCTGACGGTGGAAAGCGGCGAGTTTGTCAGCCTGCTTGGCCCGTCCGGTTGCGGCAAGTCGACAGCGCTGCGGATCATTGCAGGCCTTGGCGGCACCACGAGCGGCAGCATCGACTGGCCGAGCTCACGCATCAATGCCCGGGGCCTGCCGGAAGGCGATATCGGCTTCGTGTTTCAGGAGCCGACGCTGATGCCCTGGAAGACGGCGTTCGGCAATGTCTACCTGCCCCTCCGGCTGCGCGGCGTGTCGAAAGCTGCGGCCCGCGGCCCGATCATGGAAGCGCTCGAGACAGTCGGCCTTGCCGACTTCGTCGATGCCTATCCGCGCGAATTGTCCGGCGGCATGAAGATGCGTGTCTCGATTGCCCGGGCGCTGGTGACCAAGCCGAAGCTCCTGCTGATGGACGAGCCCTTTGCAGCCCTCGACGAGATCAGCCGCCAGAAGCTCAACGACGATGTGCTGCGGCTCTGGAAGACGACGGGCATCACGGTGATCTTCGTCACCCATTCGGTGTTCGAATCCGCCTACCTTTCCAATCGCATCGTCGTCATGAAGTCGCGGCCCGGACGCGTCCATGCCGATATTCCGCTGGTCACCAGTCTCGAGCGCGACGCCCATTATCGCACGTCGGAAGAGTATCGGCGGGCCTGTGAGACCGTCTCCCGGTCGCTGATCGCAGCCATCAACACGGCAGAGGAGGCGTGA